CTGTCATTTTGGATGTAGCCAAGCACCACTTTGGAATCTATGTAGAAAGTAACTTTGTCTATTTTCATGTCTATTTCTTTGAGGATTCTAGTAGCAGCTTGTGCGGCTAGTACGGCAGCGCAAAGTTCTAAGCGAGGGATGCTGGTGGTCTGAACCAGTGCAACTTTGGATTGTCCAAATATTAATGTGTTGCTGATCTCCTCTTTGTCGTTTAAGAGCTGCAAATACACACAGGCTCTGAAAAAAGTTTGGATCTCTGTAAGCGTTATATATGTTGCCAAACTCCCTTGGGTGATAGCAGCGAGGGAGCGCAATTTTCTCTAGGTCAGGCAAGGAATTTTGCCATTGCTTCCACTGATCGGACTGTGCTTCTGGTAGAGGATCATCCCAACCGAGAGGTTTATCGAGTGTCTTCTTTCCCATGATGACAAGATGCTGGAGAATCAGTTTTCCTTCTAATGGGACAGGTGCTGCCAAACCTAGCGGGTCGTAGATTGAGTTCACAATGGACAGCACTCCCTTTCTTGTGAATGGCTTGTCGGTAGGGTAAACCTTGTAGGTGAAGGCGTCTTTCTCGAGATTCCAATAAACACCAAGTGAACGTTGAGGTGTTAGGGGGTCGCAGCGTAAGTCAAGGTCATGCCGATCCTTCCCATCTATCTTCGTTTGGAAAGGCCTCCATTACTCTCACAGAGTTAGAGATCACCTTGTGGAGTCGTAAGTTTGCTTCTGCGAGCATTTTCTGTGTTGTGGTGACTAATTCAATTGCTTCATCAGCGGTAGGAAGCGAAGTTACGCCATCATCCACATAGAAGTTACGGTGGACGAACCTTGCGGGTGCTTCACCAAACTTCTCCTCGCCGTCGGATGCTGTCTTCTTTAATCCGTAACTCGCCACTGCTGGGCTTGGTCCGTTGCCAAATAAATGAACGTTCATTTGGTACTCGATGATGGATTTTTCAGGTGTGTTTCCTTCGTACCACAGGAAGCGTAGGAAATCTCTGTGTTGAGGATTGACGTAGAAAGAGTGGAACGTTTGTTCTATGTCACACATGACGGCGACATTTTCTCTCCTGAAGCGAATCAACACACCGAGAAGACTGTTCATCATGTCAGGACCAGGCAGCAGTTCTTTATTGAGCGAGACCCGATTATGTTCGGCAGAAGAATCAAACACGACTCTTATTTGCATTGGTTTCTTAGGGTGGTAAACTCGTAAGTGTGGGAGGTACCACACTTGTCCGGAACGTGCTTTCTCTCTTGTGTCTTCTTGTGGGACTGGTGATGCATGGCCTTTCTCTAAGATTTTCTCCATGAAGGCATGGCTCTGAACGAGTTGTGAGAATAAGGAAAAGCTGGGGTAGGCGCCTCCATTTCGATCCGAGTACTTTGCAACCTGTTTCTCCCATTTTCCGCAGAGAGGTGGTTGTAACCTGTCCGCAATTGGCTGTATCGCATTTGGGTAGTTGAGACACGTTAGGCCAGGCAGGTAAGCTACTTGACTTTCTACGTCCTCGCAGAGGTCGGCTAATTCTTGCAGCTTCTTGTTCTCGTTTTCATTAAAGAAGCAGTTGCGTGCATGCGGTCAAGAAGTGCGTTCGTTATTACAGCTGCGTTACTGAAGCGTCTTTCCAATTCCGACCAAAGGTTCCCCAATAGCGCGTGAGGATTTTGATGATTTCTCTTACGATAATTATCCACAAGGCGCCGAGGCTCTCCAGTTGTGAATCTTCGTAAGTAATTAATTTCTTGCATGGGAGAGACTTCTGCGTCGTTTATCATAGCTTTGAAAGCCTCTTTCCACGGGTGGAATAGTGTAGGGTCCCCACTGAAGGTGTCAGAGTGGCATTTGGGCAAGCTCTGTCTCGATAGTTCAGCGACTACATTCTTGTTGGACAATGCTAGTGATTCAATCAGATGACTGACAGAAGCCTCCAAGATTGGAGTGGACGAGGCTGGCCGTCCATTGGGCTAAAAGTTGATGTGGTTGGATTTTTCAGGCTCGAACGGGttgtcagcataaatttgacgtGCAAGATTTTGATCACTCTGGCGAGTTACCTGTTTCTTGACGCGGATTTTGAACTGTAAAGTTAGTTCGAACCCAGTCTTCTGTCCTAACTTCGCTCTTTAGTTTTGGCGAAATTTCGTCCTTACTTTCGTTCTCTTCCTCATCGATGACGCGTTCAATGGCTTTTAGCTTAGCGTCGGCCACGGCGACCTTCCTATTGGCAGCGAGGATTGAAAGCTCTTTTTCGTGCTCTGTGCGTTCCTGCTGACGCTTTCGCTCTATCTCTGCTCCTTATGTGCGGGTTCTTTCTCCGCAATGAGGCGCTCAAATTGGGCATTTTCGCGAGCTGCGGCTGCTTCAGCTAATGCCTTCATTCTAGCTGCGCTACTAGTCGTTGAATTGGAGCATGATGAATTACTGCGGCGAGAACGACGAGACTGACAAGAGTGAGTCTGCTAGTTTCTTAGCTTCTTTGTATTTAATTTCTTCGATGAGCGCTTCTGCACGATTAATAATCCAGCGCTCATTTGTGATAGATGTTTCTCCTTTATAATCTCCATATTTGTCATTGGCGTAAAGATTTTCTAATTTGATTAACGCTGCTTTTGAATCCTTGGTGATTGTAATAAGATCCTTCAAAATATTACCCACATTATGAGCTTGTTTTTCCTCGCTTACAGATTGTATTATATGTTTAAGTTTATCATGTAGCGTACTGACTAAGTGACGTTTTCGCTCCGTGGCGGTTTGTAAGGCTTTTCTAGATAAAGTTCTTGGTCTTGTTCCGAGATCGCTTGATGCTTTTGGAGATTCTGTATTGCATTCTCCGTCCAATATGTGCAATCGATCTCGGCAATCGTTCATCATGATACTCTTAAGATACGGCTTACCTCAAGGTCCGTGTTATTTCAGGGCTGTATTTATATGGACTTTTTACTGTTGCGTTCCCGACGCGAGTCTGTTTCAGGCCGTCAAGGTTCGCTTGTTTAACCAATGAATGCGACCTAGCTTTTACttgttaaaaattttctttatttccaaGCTGCTGAGCCACACAGCATATACGGTAAAAGCTAAAATGAACGATAAAACGCAAGTGACAGTTGCGATTGACTGAAATGCATAACAAACTAAAGGTGGAAGAAACGAATCAAAAATAGAAATGTAACTTACGTCCGTAATGACTCCGTAAATGGAAAACTccaaaaattcctaaaaacccTGTTTTCGAGGGGAAAACGATGAAATAGGCAGAGTCGTAACAAAAAGtatcgattaaaaaaaaaacctttttacaaAATACGGGAATATATTTTTACACACGCCATAGTGCTTGCGACATAAAATTTAAATCTGCGTGTGTGGCGTAATAAGCTTAAGTCACGCAATGTCTCCCTGAAActtctaaaataaatgaaacataAAGTGGCCCAGCTAAAAacgaaaattacaataaatcaAGTTAAGGCTCAACGggaacaaagaagaaaaaacaaaaaaacaaaacaatagtcTTAATCTGCACAGTTCTGCCTTAGACAATTGTTTTGGATTTGTCAACGGGACGGTTTGTCCAATTTGCAGACCTGCCGAGCATCAGAGAGCAGTCTGCAACGGTCATAAGAGAGTACATGCTTTAAAGTTTCCGCGCGTTGCCCTCCGCAGTGGTCTGATAGGTCATCTTTATGGGTTCTTTGGTAAGaaatggttattattattattatttgttttgttacatAATCatttatatgaaagaaatgttatatgaagtgcggtgtttgaaatcaaatgaagatatgatcctcacacttgctggacaatttaagcagttttctcatgaacctgaaaaattcaggtgactcgacgggattcgaacccatgacctctgtgatgccggtgcagtgctctaaccaactgagctacgaagtcacacagttgagagcaggtcaatttgttggtctcatgttttcccgtgaaaggaatgtcgcatgaaagaaatgttatatgaagtgcggtgtttgaaatcaaatgaagagtcacctgaatttttcaggttcatgagacaattgcttaaattgtccagcaagtgcgaggatgatatcttcatttgataatcATTTATATTTATGTCATTCATGaaaacagttttgaatatttttgctatttttcagAAGGAAGGAGGCATGATGCAGGCATGCTGGCACAGTCACAACTCTTTAATGACCTTCAAGCTTCAACTCTCCTTTGAGGAATCCATACTGCATTTATGGTGATCCAGCATACCCTTTAAGGGTACACCTTCAGGCCCCTTTCAGGAATAGAGCCTTGACCCCTCAAATGATGGATTTCAACCAGTCAATGATCAGTGTCAGAGAATCAGTAGAGTGGCTATTCAATGATGTCACTAACCAGTTCAAGTTTTTGGACTTAAAACTTAAAAACTGGTCTCAGTAGTGTAGGTGACTATGTATGTGGTCACTGCCCTACTAAGAAATGCCCTCACATGTCTCTATGGAAATCAGACTATCGCCAGAAATTTAGGACATTTGAGCCTGCCCAGTACAGcggatatctttcgaaaaccaCATGGCGGCAATGCCTCGTGAGAGACCGAACGTGGAATATAAGAATTTACACTTGTTATCCTCTGCAGTGATATACAACACTGCAAGGAAGTCAAGAGAAGTCAAGTTGACAGGATTGTAGAGAAGAGGAAATTTGGGCGTGTAAGTGATATTAGAGCAGATGACACGAAAGTGATCTGTCATTTGATTTAATATCTCATGTGTTCGGCGAGCGTGAAGCTCAAGTCGGTTAAATATAATCGTTAATCGTGTTAGCAGACCGGAGAATACCTCATAAATTGGAATGGATGGCCGATGCATGCCTGCAGCTGGGAGCCAGAGGACCATCTCACACCAGACTTATTACGGTAAGAGATTTGTGTGTTATCTGTTAAAGATTTTAGCTTTTATAAAATGTCTTATAGTCTGGCCCTCTCCCATTGAAACCGTAAAACTTGAACCTTGGGAGCTTTACCTGTTGCTTTATTTTAAGACCGTTGTAAAAAAGAAATCTTAATGTCATCACATTAAGTCATGGTATTTAAAGTACCCAAGCAGGCTTCTAGAGTTTAATTTTCAACAAGCCATTTTCAACCATTAAATTAATACAGTGTGAAATTTCTCATGATGTGGTCCTAACTTGTAATTTCGCAAAATTTAACCAACAGCTCTTATGAAAAGCCTTTAATGCCAGACAGCTACAGGTTGGAAGTGGCTGGTGTAAACTTTTACCACACAATAGTAACTAACCTTAAAGGGAATTCAACTGCTCCCGTGGAAGCAAAGATGGACCTTGATGTACAAAGGTATTTGTGGAATGGTAAGGGTGTGGTAGCTGAACACACTGGATATAAACTTTACTACAAGGAAGACTTTTTTCACTTTACAACACTGCCAGAAAACTGGTGGTACTATTTGGACCTTCATGGTGAGGGAAAAGCAATTGATTTCCCATTAAAAATGAAGCCTGTGATAACCTGGACACCGATCCAGTACATCAAGGAAAAAGGAAAGCTAAAAAAGTCGCCACGTGCTGCAgttgaaaaactaaaaatacaCATTTGCAAGAGAGCAATCAATTCTGAGCATGACTTGAGCTAAACATTGCCAGACTTaaaatttgttgatttcaaaATGCCATTTCCCGTTTGCTTagccattatcattatttacattCTCGGCAATAGCTCTCCTGAGGATTTCCCTAAGCTTATCCTCTCTCCTACATCTAGTTTAAATGTTCATTTCCTTTAGTTTGCTTTTTATTTCACAAACACTCATGTTTTCAATGTTGATATCCTCTGTTGTTGGTTCATCATCCACTGTGGAAGTATTACACAGTCTAGGTTGCTTTCGCCTTTAGTCAAAAATGTCAGATGTCCAGTAGTTATTGTTTCTCTTGTTGTAATGATTTGGTTCTCTTTCAAATTCTTGAAGATGGTCAATTCTCTTCAAAGCCAGAATTGCCTCTTTACAAGGCTCATGCCTGTTGCTTTTATTGTGGTATATTGAGCGTACCATGTCATTGATTTTTTCAACTCCTTGACCAGTGAAAGATTTAAAAGATGTGTTGCTGGCCAGAAATTTTGGCAAATGATACACCAAAATGTGGAAATATGGAGTTACTAATGCTTTCTTATAACCAATGACCTTTCCAGAAAGTGACAGACACAACTTTATCCACTCTGTTGCCTATTGAAAATGTGTAAAAGTAGCCTCAGAATGAAAGAAGGTCAACTGTTATGATTCATTACCTccacaaacatgaaaaaataaacgAGAGAGAATGAATATATGAAAATcatatatttgaactgtggagtaacaaaaattaatgaatatgTGAATGGTCATTGCAGTTGTGAACACTACTTAAGCTATAGTGAAAATAAAGCCTGGAAAAAATTTCAGGATTGTACAGGAACCTTACACACGAACCCACattattttcacttttgctAAAGCAGTGTTCATAACTGCAACAATCATCCACATATTCATTAAAAAAGATAGCAAAACTCTAACAACTTACATCCCTAAAGAATGAATCTACACAGGCTTGACTGGGCTCCCATGCTGACAAAGTATTATATAAATTGCCAAAATCCTGTTAAAATACATGCCAGTGTATTAGCATAAATTACTTATATAGCCAGTGATAGAAGTCAATAATTTTTAACAGCAGAGAGAATAACACCTTCCATATCAGAGCAACAGTATCACCATGCTCTGCATCTATGATTTCAGGAATCTTATCAGGCAAATTTCTGAgaactgttttcttttcttcgccCACCATGCTTGTCCAACCATGTAAACCACTTGCTTTTCcgtctgcatttttttttcccatacaCCAAAACTTACTTCACAACTGCGGATGGCCTCCACAAGTTTATTTAAGTTTGCATTTTGTCTTGCTGATGGTGCCTTGTTGAAGTTGTCTTTTTCATCTCTTGCAATTGCTTCATTAATAAGGTTTTTCTTCAATCTGTCTGTGAAAAAGAAAGTGAATCATTTCAGCttcttcaattattattattacagtaaaCAGACTTTTAGGGGGTGTCTTCCCTCCATTTTCAGAGTTACCATAACATCAATTTCCTTTGACTCACCTCTATCCAGGTTGCATTTTGTAATGAATTACCTGTCACTCGAAGCAATAAATGGAGCTCATCTACTCTTATGTTCTCAATCGGTATGTGAAGTAAAGGTTCCCTAATACAGCCATAGTTGTTTGTGGATTTCCTTGAAAGTTCCCTGTTTTTAGCCAGAGTCCGTGCTTTTCCCACTGCTCCAGTAGTACCCCTCTGTTTTAGATGTGTCCCAACTATTAATAATATCTCAGTATTGTTAGGGAGGAGTTTTTACTGTAACATCAGACTTTAAGAATGCAGTTTTTAACATTAAGAAGAGATGCTTTGtttaagggaaaaaaaggaaaacgttGTACCTTACCGTTCATTTTTGTGTATTGTGCAGTAAATACATGCATAGTCAGCACATGCAGCATTCATGCCAAGAACTAACAAAAGGAACTGAAAATTATGATAGTATTAATCAGCTGCTATTATTCAATCTGTGTCTTTGAACACTTCAGTTGTTCAAGCTGAGTGGGAGATACAGAAGCAATCAAGAATTGAAGAGCATTTGTTGTTATGGTATGCTGAGGTACATACTGGCACGTATATTACAATTATTTCTTGTTGTAATGTGGGTTTATTGCTTGCAATCTCACTTTCCATCCAGATTACTGATCTTTGAAAGTATAATTTTGTTCCTTTACCTTGTAATCTCCAGATAAATAGAACTCTAAAGGTATCTTGTGACCATCTACTTCTGTTTCTCCGGCATCAACCAGCTCATTaatttcagcaattttttttttgcaggatgCTTTTAAAACATCATAATCTTCAAAACCAGAAACAATTCCCACTGTGGGATTACCTGTTAAATGCATGTATACAAAAGGATGCATGATGAACATTTTCCCTGGGTGACATTTTCCCTTTTTAATGCATAAAACAAAGCTGTATTACCAAAAGG
This genomic stretch from Acropora muricata isolate sample 2 chromosome 5, ASM3666990v1, whole genome shotgun sequence harbors:
- the LOC136917334 gene encoding uncharacterized protein, translated to MEKILEKGHASPVPQEDTREKARSGQVWYLPHLRVYHPKKPMQIRVVFDSSAEHNRVSLNKELLPGPDMMNSLLGVLIRFRRENVAVMCDIEQTFHSFYVNPQHRDFLRFLWYEGNTPEKSIIEYQMNVHLFGNGPSPAVASYGLKKTASDGEEKFGEAPARFVHRNFYVDDGVTSLPTADEAIELVTTTQKMLAEANLRLHKVISNSVRVMEAFPNEDRWEGSA